The DNA region TTCATTGCCCAATAAATCATAAATTTTAAGAGTAACATTGCTGGACACAGGCAATTGAAAGCGGATGGTTGTTTCCGGATTGAATGGATTGGGATAATTTTGATTTAATTCAAAATGAGCGGGCAGTTTTGCAGCGTCATCATTTTGAACGCCAGTAGTCCCTTGAATTAACAAATTGACGCCGTTGCTGTAATTTCCGTTGGAGTCGTAGGTGAATGCCGTATAGTAAAGATTAGTCTCTGTGGAAACATTGTGCGTTGCTGTCGTGCCATTACCATCATAAATCAGTTCGCCCGATACCGGGCTCTCCGGATAATTTGTGGTGCCACAGCGAATGACAATGCCGCAAAAATCTGTGTCGTTCGGATTAGTCCAATTCAAAACGATGTTTGATGATCCTGTTTCGGCCCGAAGGTTTGCGATTTCGCCGGGAGGTTGCGGCATTGTCGGATAATCCTTGTCCACCGGCAGCGGCGGCGAAGCGATCAAGCCCGGAACGTCACCGGCTTCGTCGCGGACTTCGACAAAATAGGCGGTAGAGTTCGCGGGAATTTCTGCCGTGTAAACATCGCCGTTCAAAGACATCGAGTAATTGGTAAATCCGTTCCAGGAACTGACATCCAAATCGCTCTGATCCGTGGCCCAGAGAACAACTTTGTGGACTGTAGTTTCTCCGGAGATTTTCGCCGTGACAATCAGCTTACTGCCGTCAAAATAGTGATAAACCGAATCGATGTGGGTAAGCGGGCGATCCAAAAGACAGTGAGCCAGCCAGGTTGTCCAATAAGTGGCATGAAGTGGCGTTTGCGTCGTATGCGGTGCGTTGGCGAGACAACCGATGGCGTGCGAAATAGTTGCCTGTTTGTCAGCCGTGAGCATGATGTATTTGGGAGTGTATCCGGTGTCGCGATTTTTGTCGTCATCTGTGCCCTGAATAATTAACGCCTTGACGTTTTGGTCCATTTGATCCATAATCTTCAGTGATTCAAAATAGTATCGTTCCAAAACAGCGCGGTAATTGACAAACGCTTCGGGTTTTGTACCAATCGCGCCCTGAATTTCTCCGAGTAGTCGGCTGGCGCCGGTGTCGATGATGGTGCATCCGTTCGCCATAAATCCGGCAACTCTGTCTGGTGCTGCGGCGGCAACATTATAGCAGGAGTGCCCGAATTTGGAGTGGCCTGTAAATACAACTTTAAAATTGTCGTAAGAAACCTGCCAGTCTGTTTTTTGGTTGATGACTGTAATTAAGGCATCAATGGAGCGCAAGTAATGCCCCGTAGTGAAGGTATAAAACAGATATTCCGGATCACGTTTCACCACAGCCAAACTGTCATACTTTTCCATGAGATTATGGCCTTGATCCCAGGGCCAACTGCGATCGATTATCAGCACGGGCAAATCAAGTTCTGCACAGGCGCGTTCTGCTAACTCACTATCGCCAAAATTTTGGGCATAGCTGCCTTCAATCACAGCGCCGACGTTTTCTACGGCAAGGGTTTGCGGCAAAAAGACGTAATTTATCGTCGATTCCCAGTCGCTTTCCCAACCGTCAACGTCAGGAACCTGACTGGTAAAAGCAAAAGTGATTTTTCGCAACGTTTTTCCGCCGCCATAGCTTGATTGTATTGTCTGTTCCTGAACAGCGGTAATTTCTACCGGCGTACCGATTTCGCCGCCGGCTTTGATAGGGCGCTCAGCGACTAATTCAGCAACTGTCTTTTCTGGCCATGCTGCGTCAATCACATAAATGGAGACAATTTTCTTCACGGTGTATGTGCCGTCGGTTACTTCAAAAGCAACATCATAAACGTTATGCTGATTTTCCCTTGTACTGTAATCATCCGCCCAATAAGGTGCGCTGCCGGAAAAAACGCCCGTCGAAGCATTAAAAGTCGCCCAGCTCGGTACATCCAAAGCAGAGTAAACGAGTGCGTCGCCATCCGGATCTTCCGCTGAAATCGTAAATGAAACTTCATTTCCTTCGACGACAAAGATATTGGAATTCATGTATCGTTCCTCGCCGACAGGATTAAATTGGGGCGGCCCGGCAAAAGTTTGCTGGATAGCAATAAAAAATAAAAGCATGGTTGTAATTGTGAATAAGAAAATTTTGTTGGTTTTGAAAAGGTCTGTGGAAAAAGTTTTTTGAGGATTCATGATTGAGCTCCTTTTCATGGGAATTGAGGATGGTAATCGTTTACGCAAAAGGGTTGCGCCTTTTTGAGAACCAAAACTACAAATAGCAGGCCAAAATTTTTCAATAGATGTAAACCTCTGGTTTTTAAAGGCCAGAATCGTTTTAAGGAATTCAAATTTGAAAAAGTCTATTTCACTTTGTACTTGTTGGGACAATCAGGTGTACTTTTTCGTGATGTATCTTGCTTTAGAATAAACAAAAAATTTTAACTTTATTTTATTTTCAATGGGTGAGTCTACTCTAAAAACGGACTAATACTGTTTTAACTTTGTTCTGACATAATTGTGATAATTAAAGGTCGTATTGAAAACCACAAATGATAGAAAATGTCATATAGAAGCCAAAGTAATATTGGCTCAAATTTTTATTGTACACAAGAACGCCAAAGGCGGTCTTGTGTTGTAGAAAAATAAGAAAAACATGGAAATCCACAACCGAAGGGGTTGAACATTGTTGTATTATAAAAAAATATGTTGCTCGATAGCCGTGATAATTTTTTTGTTGAACTCCTTCGGTTGTGCCATATGGCAACTTGATAGTTAAGATAATAATTATTATCTTAAGACATCAGTCAGTAATCCGTAGGATTACTGAATTTGCGAAATTATTCATCAGATTTTAGCGGAGGTTGTCATATGATTAACAACAGTTCATTAACAAAATGGGATCGTCTTGAAAGCAAGAATCTCGATATACAATTTACAAATGAAATTATTCATGGTTTAAATTGTTCTCCATTTGAAGCTTCAGCTATTTTGGAAACCGTATATAAAGTTTTTGATTGTTATTTTGAAACAAATGTCACATTAAAACCCGGGCAAATACGTTTGCAACTGATGTCCATCGAAGCCAGACCTTCCCAAAAGCTCTCTGAAGCAAAACAGGTCACGGTTACGCTAACACTCAACGATGACAATGAGGATCTTGCTATTCGTAAAAAGTATGGTGTCGTTGGCTTAAGACGCCACAAGATCGAACGCGTGTGTCAAGAAGCTTTTGACCAGGGCGGTTTATTAACGGTTGAGGATTTAGCTTATCGTATTTTTAATTGTGGACAGCGGACGATCTGTCGTGATCTAGATTATTTCAGAAAACAAAACATCTTTATCCCGTTGCGCTCCACCGTTAAAGATATGGGGAGAACGATAACCCATAAACTGATGATCATTAAACTGTGGGCGCAAGGTAAAGAATACTCTGAAATTAAAAGAGACACCCATCATTGCTTACGAGCTGTGCAAAACTATATCGACAAATTTAAAAGAACAATTGCTCTTGCCAATGAAGGCTATGATGTTAATCGAATCGCATTTTTACTCCGATTGTCTTCAGCTTTAGTTGAGCAATATATTAAAATATACAACCAGATCGATTTTGCCGAACATCGTACTCAAGAATTGAACACTTTTTTAAAAAAAAGTCTAACCATCTCACCAAAGACGGAGAAAAGACAATGATCCCCACCCCTGGATATATAAAAAGATATCGCTCTGCTGAAACCCGTTTTCTATCGGGCATATTGGATAATTTCTTTAAACGCGAATTTCCTAATTTCTTTGGGCCAATTTTAAGAGAAAAATTAGTGAATGAATTGATTGATATCTTGGATAACACATTACCTTTAAAAGATCGAGTCAAACCAGGACAAATCGTCTGGAATGCTGTCGACAAGTCAACCAGACCTGATTCTAAAAAATGTAAATTTGTCCCGGTGATCTTAACACTTATTTCCGAAGAGGATATTGAAAAACTCAAAAATGGCGTCCCAATGGCCAAAATTAGAGATCACGCTTTAGCTCGGATTCTCAAGGAAGCCTACGAACAAGGCGCTTTGTTATCCATGAGAGATGTCGGCTTGTTTTCCTGGCGCCACGCTAGCTTTCTTACCACTTGTCGAAAAAAATATGAGAAAGAGCATAATACCATCTTGCCCACCACAGGATCCATTCAAGATATGGGAACTTGTATTTCTCATAAAGAATTAATTATTAAAAAAGTAGTCATTGAAAAAAAAGATCCGTTAACCGTTGCTAAAGAAACTAAGCATACCCTACGTGCGGTTGACCGATATCTAAAAAATTTTTACAGAGTACAATATTGTTTTAGAGATAATCATGATGTCGAATTTACGTCAAGAGCAACTGGCTTATCAAAAAATCTCATTAAAAACTATTTCCAAATATTAGAAGATATCGACAATAATCAAAAAAATCCTTGACTTGGTTGCCATATGGCATTAACTTCGGAGTTCAAATCGGCTCTATTTTCAACTTTCTACAAATGTGGAATCCCTTCGGGATTCAATGTTAAAATTCTCATTGTAACTGGGAACACTGCAACCACTTAACCTCTGGCACCTATCAGCTACCCAGACTCAAGTCTAAATTAGTAATGCGAATGGCTAGTAAAAATCGGACATTAGGTATTAACTTGTTGTTTTTAAAAGGTTGACGCCTTAACTCCAATACAATTTCGGAATTAAGCCGTAAGGCTTTTATTGTCTTTTGTTGCTATTTTACTTAAAAATTTTCAATTGGTCATTCATAATTTTGTTTTAAAAGCGATTGCCAAAGGAATTATTTTTTTCTGAATATAAATCTTTGAGCCCTGGCTCCTTCGAGGCTCGTATAGTTACATTATTTGTCTAATAAAAACAAATAAACACAAAAAATCAAGTGAAAATTAGACATTTCAGTAACCCTTGCGAAGGTTCGGAACCTTCGCAAAGATTTTTCATTCCTAC from Calditrichota bacterium includes:
- a CDS encoding T9SS type A sorting domain-containing protein — translated: MNPQKTFSTDLFKTNKIFLFTITTMLLFFIAIQQTFAGPPQFNPVGEERYMNSNIFVVEGNEVSFTISAEDPDGDALVYSALDVPSWATFNASTGVFSGSAPYWADDYSTRENQHNVYDVAFEVTDGTYTVKKIVSIYVIDAAWPEKTVAELVAERPIKAGGEIGTPVEITAVQEQTIQSSYGGGKTLRKITFAFTSQVPDVDGWESDWESTINYVFLPQTLAVENVGAVIEGSYAQNFGDSELAERACAELDLPVLIIDRSWPWDQGHNLMEKYDSLAVVKRDPEYLFYTFTTGHYLRSIDALITVINQKTDWQVSYDNFKVVFTGHSKFGHSCYNVAAAAPDRVAGFMANGCTIIDTGASRLLGEIQGAIGTKPEAFVNYRAVLERYYFESLKIMDQMDQNVKALIIQGTDDDKNRDTGYTPKYIMLTADKQATISHAIGCLANAPHTTQTPLHATYWTTWLAHCLLDRPLTHIDSVYHYFDGSKLIVTAKISGETTVHKVVLWATDQSDLDVSSWNGFTNYSMSLNGDVYTAEIPANSTAYFVEVRDEAGDVPGLIASPPLPVDKDYPTMPQPPGEIANLRAETGSSNIVLNWTNPNDTDFCGIVIRCGTTNYPESPVSGELIYDGNGTTATHNVSTETNLYYTAFTYDSNGNYSNGVNLLIQGTTGVQNDDAAKLPAHFELNQNYPNPFNPETTIRFQLPVSSNVTLKIYDLLGNEICTLIDGDKVAGVHSAIWDGKNNSGQKVASGIYFYQIKAGNQFSQTRRMLFLK
- a CDS encoding DUF1670 domain-containing protein, which gives rise to MIPTPGYIKRYRSAETRFLSGILDNFFKREFPNFFGPILREKLVNELIDILDNTLPLKDRVKPGQIVWNAVDKSTRPDSKKCKFVPVILTLISEEDIEKLKNGVPMAKIRDHALARILKEAYEQGALLSMRDVGLFSWRHASFLTTCRKKYEKEHNTILPTTGSIQDMGTCISHKELIIKKVVIEKKDPLTVAKETKHTLRAVDRYLKNFYRVQYCFRDNHDVEFTSRATGLSKNLIKNYFQILEDIDNNQKNP
- a CDS encoding DUF1670 domain-containing protein — encoded protein: MINNSSLTKWDRLESKNLDIQFTNEIIHGLNCSPFEASAILETVYKVFDCYFETNVTLKPGQIRLQLMSIEARPSQKLSEAKQVTVTLTLNDDNEDLAIRKKYGVVGLRRHKIERVCQEAFDQGGLLTVEDLAYRIFNCGQRTICRDLDYFRKQNIFIPLRSTVKDMGRTITHKLMIIKLWAQGKEYSEIKRDTHHCLRAVQNYIDKFKRTIALANEGYDVNRIAFLLRLSSALVEQYIKIYNQIDFAEHRTQELNTFLKKSLTISPKTEKRQ